A segment of the Lycium barbarum isolate Lr01 chromosome 7, ASM1917538v2, whole genome shotgun sequence genome:
acttcaaacctaCATATTGgtggtatttttgacccaaaataagttcagaggatatttttagccctttttccaaagtagaggggtattttttacccaaaataagttcggaggatatttttagccatttttccaaagtagaggggtatttttgacccttttccctaaaataaaacttaatttttttttttaagttaaagcATTATATTCATAGTAACAGAACAACTTCTTGATTTTAAAGCGATTATTCTAACTTTTTCAATCTTTCGCTTAAGTGTCTCTCAATTGAAAAGACACAAATTTATCACGGGATACTAGAAATGTACTCAGGCATTGATCAATAAAATGATTCTAACGATAATTGAAGCTTCTACACCATTGTGGCATTATGGTGTTCCTCAATCTAATTTCGTTTTATCTACAGTCGGACCTCTCTATGACAGTCTTTTTGTTAGTATCAATTTGTCATGTTATGAAATATTATATGTTCTCTTTAATAACACTTCGCTATAGTAGTCAAAAAAATTTCTGAACAAACGATGATGTTATAAAGAGGTCTAACTGTATCTTAACTTTAGAAGTAGCTCAATTAATCATGAAGATGTTGTCTTTTTTAATTGTTCATGAGATAAAAATCAAGGGGGAAATTTTGTGGAAGTTAAAAACATAGAGGAGTCATTGTGAAATATTGATTAGAAGCCATTGATCATAAAGAGGTATACGTTGGTTTGTCATATGCCACACACGAAGGACCACAAGACACCAATAGGGTTTTAATCATTGCACTCATCTTATGGATCCGAAAAATATACCACCCCTATCGCTTCTTCTAGATACATGTGAAAATCCTCTAACCCCATATAAGACAGTCCACGTCATCCATAAAAATCTGATAGAGCCAATCACAACTCGCCACGTCATTAGATAAGAGACACTTTTTAAATTTTCTACTCATTCGGAAGAATTTTTAGGTATGGAACTAGCAGTTTTTATGATAGAACAAAGGAAATCCATGAGTTCCCATGATAAGGATTAGATGGAATCCTCAACctgttttttattttatctttttaattttattttactaCCTCTCTTTGTTACAAAATTGCCCCATACTTGATAATGAAACGACCATGCAccttcctctttttcttttttcaaatttattGTATTCAAGATATTATTGAATTATTTATGAAAAGGGAAGATATCTTTTGATTTCTAGAATTGGAATTTTTGATTTCTTTCATTGTACCTAGGACATCTAAGATAGATATTTATTTCAGCTTTTTGTATTTCTCTAGTAAAACAAAATGACTATACGAGGATAGTTTTTAATATTATGAAAAATTTTAAGTTACGATTTTTCAGATGTACATAAAGTTTAAATCTTACATGTTCACATAAAGTTACTGAATTATAAATCAAAAGTATTCAGACGAAACGAATCATTATAACTATAAGAAAATTCTTACTAGAAATGATTATCATATTCGAGGAAGAAGAGTAGATCAAAACCTTTCAAAACTCGTTAACTACACAAGTTCGTGTTGTATTTAACAAACCACTACGTATTGAATTTCACTTTCAACATTTAGGTAGTGTCATgactatattaaaaaaaaaaaaaaaaacagtagttAGTTAAGAAATTCATGGCTCATCTGTCGCCGTATAGCCCATAGCTAACAAGAGTTTTTGATAAGATGTTGTTATACAGGATTAACGACAGATATTTGTTGTTTAACAACAAAATTagtcttttttttaatttttgtagcaTGTTATAGTTTCTTCATAAATATTCTTTTTGATAACCAAGACGTGCTTGAGCTTGTTTCAAAGTTATTACTGACTTGTTTTAAGCTCATCATCCAGCAATCATTTCTGCTTCAAGATCTTAGTCACATGTATATCCTATGACCTTGAAAATGAGTGGTCTCAAACTTTTGACCCCCGCTTAAACGTTCAAAGATCAAAATTTAAAACTTGTTTAACTTGAAAGTTTTTCCCATGATACAAGTAAGGTCAAAAGTTCAAGATCATTCACTTCAAAGGTCATTCTCGTAAATCTCCCGATTAAAACAAGATTTTACAAATAGGGCATTGGTTAAAGGATACTTTAGTAATAAAGAAATTGTTGTACtgctaaaacaaaaaaaaaaaaaaaaaggtatgagAGAATTTCTAATCAAAAAACCAATAAGTGGTCCATTCAATATAGTTGCAGCCATTGTTTGTTTTGTTCCTCTGTACTGAATTTCCATCACCCAAAAACACCCTAATCTGTTCTGTCTCTGCTATATTTCTAGTGATGAAACTCATCAAACAAATCTTAGCCTTTTATCTTCCTATATACATCTTCCCGTGACCACTGTACCTAAaaccctctttctctctctttgttcagatttcattttttttggggtttatatatatttatacatatgccAAACCCCAAAACCCTTCTAAATTCCTTTATTTAAATACCTCCTTTTCTATACTTAGATATTTCTCTAACAAAATCCCATCTTTCAAAGTGTTTCTTGAATTCAGTGCTTTCTTCTTCTTAGCTCATTTCTTTGCCATAGGGCAAATCCAAACTATATTCTTTTGGGATTGTTTATCTTTACttcatttgttttgtttttggtaAGTTGAAAGCTAATAATTTTCTAATGTTTTTGGTAGATTCTTGGACTAAGTATAGAGGAAACTAGTTGTGAAAACTGGAAAGTGTTTTTAGCTCAtggactttttttttcttttttttttttaataataatgtTTTGGGAAGTTTGGTTTATAGTGAAAAAAAAGCAATAGTAATACTTTTTTAGGGTGTAGAGCGTCTTTTGTTGTACTGCTTTTTTGGTCCATCAACCATACAAACAACACTACTTGCTTGGAAAACTTCACCAAAACCAATACATTCTTGCCATTTGGTTCTTCCTCAAGATTCTTCTTTGTTCTTTCCCAATTAGGAAACTCATTTCTAAATTGCAGGCCTATTGAATTGCTTGAATGGGGTTTTCAAGAATTCATCATTGAGTTTCAAGAATTGTCATTTGTTTCAATTCTTGAATTTCTTCTCTGTTTGTTTTTTCCTCTGTTTCTATTTTTAGCACACAATGTCTTCTTATATAACTACTGGTGGAAGGGCAGCTTATAAATTAGATTTAGACATTATAAAATCTCCATCTACTTCATGGACATCACAATCATCTTCACCTTCATCAACACTTTCAGAATCAAGCAATTCTCCTATTGCAATTTCAACACGAAAACCTCGAACACCTCGAAAAAGGCCTAACCAAACATATAATGAAGCTGCAGCACTATTATCTACAGCATATCCTAAAATATTCAACACAAAACACCTTACTAAGCCTTGCAAATTCACTAAGCCACACTACCCTTTCTCTTATGAGTCATCAGACTTGGTTGTGCCTTATCAAATCGTCGAAAACTCGGGTTTTTTGCTTCATCCACCCTTGGTAGAAAAAACAAATTGTCCAATTGAGAACAAGTCATTGAGTTGTTGTGAAAAAACATGTCAAAGTCCAGGTGAAATTGACTCAAAAGGGAGTAGTTTATTAGATGTTTGTGATGAATTTCAAGAAGATTTTGATGCTGAGTCAATCTTGGATGAGGAAATTGAAGAAGATGTTATTGATAATATTATGGGGAAGCTAAATGTTGAGAATAATGAGTCCTCCAATTTAAGTTATAGTAAGTGCCACCAAAATAATTATGTTGGTGGCACTTGTTATGGTTTTCCAATAGGATTAGGATTTGAAAATGGATACCAACAATATGATTTTGGTATAAGAAGTGGAGTGAGACCATTGAGAAATGTTGATGATGGTGGTGATTGGTGGAGGTATCCTAGTGTAAATGTCGTGGACATTACACCAAAATTTAACAAACCGCCACAGGttggaaagaagaaaaagaaagttgAAAAATCCTTAGTGGAGCTGAGGGGGAGTACTGAATCATCATCAGCTAAAGATAATTCAATTCCAAAGAGGACAAATAAGGATAATTCGAGTCA
Coding sequences within it:
- the LOC132603212 gene encoding protein CHLOROPLAST IMPORT APPARATUS 2-like isoform X1, whose product is MSSYITTGGRAAYKLDLDIIKSPSTSWTSQSSSPSSTLSESSNSPIAISTRKPRTPRKRPNQTYNEAAALLSTAYPKIFNTKHLTKPCKFTKPHYPFSYESSDLVVPYQIVENSGFLLHPPLVEKTNCPIENKSLSCCEKTCQSPGEIDSKGSSLLDVCDEFQEDFDAESILDEEIEEDVIDNIMGKLNVENNESSNLSYSKCHQNNYVGGTCYGFPIGLGFENGYQQYDFGIRSGVRPLRNVDDGGDWWRYPSVNVVDITPKFNKPPQVGKKKKKVEKSLVELRGSTESSSAKDNSIPKRTNKDNSSQLIKEEVDNVPKQKSELLLKLNFDDVLNAWSDKESPFADDMPGSEVAGNDVQARLAQIDLFSENGGIREASVLRYKEKRRTRLFSKKIRYQVRKVNADRRPRMKGRFVKSPNSQEDELG
- the LOC132603212 gene encoding protein CHLOROPLAST IMPORT APPARATUS 2-like isoform X2 — protein: MSSYITTGGRAAYKLDLDIIKSPSTSWTSQSSSPSSTLSESSNSPIAISTRKPRTPRKRPNQTYNEAAALLSTAYPKIFNTKHLTKPCKFTKPHYPFSYESSDLVVPYQIVENSGFLLHPPLVEKTNCPIENKSLSCCEKTCQSPGEIDSKGSSLLDVCDEFQEDFDAESILDEEIEEDVIDNIMGKLNVENNESSNLSYSKCHQNNYVGGTCYGFPIGLGFENGYQQYDFGIRSGVRPLRNVDDGGDWWRYPSVNVVDITPKFNKPPQVGKKKKKVEKSLVELRGSTESSSAKDNSIPKRTNKDNSSQLIKEEVDNVPKQKSELLLKLNFDDVLNAWSDKESPFADDMPGSEVAGNDVQARLAQIDLFSENGGIREASVLRYKEKRRTRLFSKKIRYQVRKVNADRRPRMKVLLL